A DNA window from Enterobacter asburiae contains the following coding sequences:
- a CDS encoding molybdopterin guanine dinucleotide-containing S/N-oxide reductase: MLVETDGENVLSSRGALPTQHPNSLQTVVRDQVHSKTRVRWPMVRKGFLASPDKPQGIRGQDEFVRVSWDDALALIHAQHKRIRDTYGPSSIFAGSYGWRSNGVLHKASTLLQRYMSLAGGYTGHLGDYSTGAAQAIMPYVVGGNEVYQQQTSWPLVLAHTDVVVLWSANPLNTLKIAWNASDEQGIGYFDALRKSGKRIICIDPMRSETMDFFGDSAEWIAPHMGTDVAMMLGIAHTLVENGWHDVEFLTRCTTGFDKFADYLTGQSDGVAKTAAWAADICGVPAEKIRELAALFHKNTTMLMSGWGMQRQQFGEQKHWMLVTLAAMLGQIGTSGGGFGLSYHFANGGNPTRKAAVLASLQGSVQGGVDAVDKIPVARIVEALENPGGFYQHNGLDRHFPDIKFVWWAGGSNFTHHQDTNRLIRAWQKPELVVISECFWTGSAKHADIVLPATTSFERNDLTMTGDYSNQHMVPMKRVVAPRDEARDDFDVFAELSELWEAGGRERFTEGKSDLQWLETFYQIAGQRGAAQGVTLPPFAEFWEANQIVEMPESEQNAKFVRFADFRRDPENHPLKTESGKIVIHSERIASFGYADCPPHPMWLEPDEWHGNAQPEQLQVLSAHPAHRLHSQLNYTSLREKYAVAGREPVTLNSLDAKARGIADGDVVRVWNSRGQVLAGAVVSDGIKPGVICIHQGAWPDLEPAEGGICKNGAVNVLTKDLPSSKLGNGCAGNTALAWVEKYQGPELTLTAFDPPASS; encoded by the coding sequence ATGCTGGTCGAAACCGATGGCGAAAATGTTCTGTCGTCCCGCGGGGCACTGCCAACCCAACATCCCAACTCGTTACAGACCGTCGTTCGCGATCAGGTGCACAGCAAAACGCGCGTGCGCTGGCCGATGGTGCGTAAAGGTTTTCTGGCCTCGCCGGATAAACCGCAGGGGATCCGCGGTCAGGATGAGTTTGTTCGCGTGAGCTGGGATGACGCGCTGGCGCTGATCCACGCCCAGCATAAGCGCATTCGCGACACTTACGGTCCGTCGTCCATTTTTGCCGGATCTTACGGCTGGCGTTCGAACGGCGTGCTGCACAAGGCCTCGACGCTGCTGCAGCGCTACATGAGCCTGGCGGGAGGCTATACCGGCCATCTCGGGGATTACTCCACCGGCGCGGCGCAGGCGATCATGCCGTACGTCGTAGGGGGGAACGAAGTGTACCAGCAGCAGACCAGCTGGCCGCTGGTGCTGGCGCATACCGACGTGGTGGTGCTCTGGAGCGCCAACCCGCTCAATACGCTGAAAATTGCCTGGAATGCCAGCGACGAGCAGGGGATTGGGTATTTCGACGCGCTGCGCAAAAGCGGCAAGCGCATCATCTGCATTGACCCGATGCGCTCTGAAACCATGGATTTCTTCGGCGATAGCGCCGAGTGGATTGCCCCCCATATGGGCACCGACGTGGCGATGATGCTGGGGATCGCCCATACGCTGGTAGAAAACGGCTGGCACGATGTTGAATTCCTGACGCGCTGTACCACCGGCTTCGATAAATTCGCCGACTACCTGACGGGCCAATCCGATGGGGTGGCGAAAACGGCAGCGTGGGCGGCAGATATTTGCGGCGTACCTGCGGAGAAAATCCGCGAACTGGCGGCGTTGTTCCATAAAAATACCACGATGTTAATGTCCGGCTGGGGAATGCAGCGTCAGCAGTTTGGCGAGCAAAAACACTGGATGCTAGTAACGCTTGCCGCAATGCTTGGGCAGATCGGCACGTCGGGCGGGGGTTTTGGTCTCTCCTATCACTTTGCAAACGGCGGTAACCCGACGCGTAAAGCGGCGGTGCTGGCGTCTCTGCAAGGCTCGGTGCAGGGCGGCGTCGATGCCGTGGATAAAATCCCGGTGGCGCGTATTGTTGAAGCCCTGGAAAACCCGGGCGGTTTCTATCAGCACAACGGTCTGGACCGCCACTTCCCGGACATTAAATTTGTATGGTGGGCGGGCGGGTCGAACTTCACGCACCATCAGGATACCAACCGCCTGATCCGCGCCTGGCAGAAGCCGGAGCTGGTGGTGATTTCCGAGTGCTTCTGGACCGGCTCGGCTAAGCATGCAGATATTGTGCTGCCAGCGACCACCTCGTTTGAGCGTAACGATCTCACCATGACCGGCGACTACAGCAACCAGCATATGGTCCCGATGAAGCGCGTAGTGGCCCCGCGAGACGAAGCGCGTGATGATTTTGACGTGTTTGCTGAACTGAGCGAGCTGTGGGAAGCGGGCGGTCGCGAGCGTTTTACCGAGGGGAAAAGCGATCTGCAATGGCTGGAAACCTTCTACCAGATTGCCGGCCAGCGCGGCGCAGCGCAGGGCGTGACGCTTCCGCCATTTGCCGAATTCTGGGAAGCGAACCAGATCGTCGAGATGCCGGAGAGCGAACAGAACGCGAAGTTTGTCCGTTTTGCCGATTTCCGCCGCGACCCCGAGAACCACCCGCTGAAAACCGAGAGCGGAAAGATCGTGATCCACAGCGAGCGCATCGCCAGCTTTGGCTATGCCGACTGCCCGCCACACCCTATGTGGCTCGAGCCGGACGAGTGGCACGGCAACGCCCAGCCGGAACAGCTGCAGGTGTTGTCTGCGCATCCCGCGCACCGTCTGCACAGCCAGCTTAACTATACGTCTCTGCGCGAGAAGTATGCGGTCGCCGGGCGAGAGCCGGTCACGCTGAATTCCCTCGATGCGAAAGCCCGGGGGATTGCGGACGGCGACGTGGTGCGCGTCTGGAACTCGCGCGGGCAGGTGCTGGCAGGGGCGGTGGTGAGCGACGGAATTAAACCGGGCGTGATCTGCATTCATCAGGGCGCATGGCCCGACCTTGAGCCCGCCGAGGGAGGGATCTGTAAAAACGGGGCGGTTAACGTGCTGACCAAAGATCTCCCCAGCTCGAAGCTGGGGAATGGCTGCGCAGGGAACACGGCGCTGGCCTGGGTAGAAAAATATCAGGGACCCGAGCTTACCTTAACGGCGTTTGATCCGCCTGCCAGCTCATGA
- a CDS encoding N-acetyltransferase, translating into MIRKWQSENTAPLLSLWLESTTEAHPFIEPGYWKENEAMVRDVYLPSAETWVWEQDGEPYGFISVMQSQFVGALFVAPSCIGKGIGRALLNHVQQRFPHLTLEVYQKNVRAVNFYHAQGFRIEDSAWQDDTQHPTWIMSWQADQTPLR; encoded by the coding sequence ATGATCCGCAAATGGCAAAGTGAGAATACCGCGCCGCTTTTGAGCCTGTGGCTTGAAAGCACCACGGAAGCGCATCCGTTTATCGAGCCGGGTTACTGGAAAGAGAACGAGGCCATGGTGCGGGACGTTTACCTGCCGTCGGCGGAAACCTGGGTCTGGGAACAGGATGGCGAGCCATACGGATTTATCAGCGTGATGCAGTCTCAGTTTGTCGGCGCGCTGTTTGTCGCACCGTCATGCATCGGGAAAGGCATCGGGCGCGCGCTGCTGAACCATGTTCAACAGCGCTTCCCGCATTTAACCCTGGAGGTATATCAGAAAAATGTGCGGGCGGTGAATTTCTACCATGCTCAGGGCTTTCGCATTGAGGACAGCGCCTGGCAGGATGATACCCAGCACCCGACGTGGATCATGAGCTGGCAGGCGGATCAAACGCCGTTAAGGTAA
- the tag gene encoding DNA-3-methyladenine glycosylase I: MERCGWVNQDQLYIDYHDREWGVPETDGKKLFEMICLEGQQAGLSWITVLKKRENYRNAFHQFDPVAVAAMTDEDVERLVQDAGIIRHRGKIQAIIGNARAYLAMEQNGESFSDFVWTFVNNDPQVTQAATLAEIPASTPASDALSKALKKRGFKFVGSTICYAFMQACGLVNDHVTGCFCHPGGHHDPQMAK, from the coding sequence ATGGAACGTTGCGGTTGGGTGAACCAGGATCAGCTTTATATCGACTATCACGATCGGGAATGGGGCGTGCCGGAAACGGATGGCAAAAAACTCTTTGAGATGATCTGTCTGGAGGGCCAGCAGGCGGGGTTGTCATGGATTACGGTACTGAAGAAACGTGAAAACTACCGCAACGCCTTCCACCAGTTCGATCCTGTCGCCGTCGCCGCGATGACCGATGAAGACGTGGAACGCCTGGTGCAGGACGCCGGTATCATCCGTCATCGCGGTAAGATCCAGGCCATCATCGGTAACGCACGCGCTTACCTGGCAATGGAGCAAAACGGCGAATCATTTTCAGATTTTGTCTGGACGTTTGTGAACAACGATCCGCAGGTCACCCAAGCCGCCACGCTCGCGGAAATCCCGGCCTCTACCCCGGCCTCGGATGCGCTCTCGAAGGCCCTGAAAAAACGCGGCTTTAAGTTTGTCGGTTCCACCATCTGCTACGCCTTTATGCAGGCCTGTGGCCTGGTCAACGACCACGTTACCGGCTGCTTCTGTCATCCGGGAGGCCATCATGATCCGCAAATGGCAAAGTGA
- a CDS encoding autotransporter domain-containing protein — translation MMIKKISGRHAASGLVGISACLFFCNTASAWQQEYIVSDAQNNTAERYTWDADHQPRYEDILAERIQSSQNAPGLALNIPSGSTPEGMMSVGWNFPVSARITTGPVVAWRYDGTAPMMINEFGDSASTQAITDPLWHASVSTLGWRVNTQYGDLRPWAQISYNQQFGENQWKSQFGMPQTPAPAQNGSWMDVTVGTDIPFNTHVAAYASLAQGEHTTTGEEFLYTLGVSANF, via the coding sequence ATGATGATAAAAAAAATCAGTGGTCGCCATGCTGCTTCTGGCCTGGTGGGGATTTCAGCCTGCCTGTTTTTTTGTAATACAGCGTCTGCCTGGCAACAGGAATATATCGTTTCAGACGCCCAAAATAATACGGCGGAACGCTATACATGGGACGCGGATCACCAACCGCGTTATGAGGATATTCTGGCTGAGCGTATTCAGTCTTCGCAAAACGCGCCGGGTCTTGCCCTGAATATACCGTCTGGCAGCACGCCGGAGGGGATGATGAGCGTGGGCTGGAATTTTCCGGTTTCAGCGCGTATCACCACCGGTCCGGTAGTGGCGTGGCGGTACGACGGCACGGCTCCCATGATGATCAACGAGTTTGGTGATAGCGCGTCGACGCAGGCAATCACCGACCCGCTCTGGCATGCCAGCGTCAGCACGCTGGGGTGGCGCGTGAATACCCAGTACGGCGATCTTCGTCCGTGGGCGCAGATTAGCTATAACCAGCAGTTTGGTGAAAACCAGTGGAAATCGCAGTTTGGCATGCCGCAAACGCCAGCCCCTGCCCAAAACGGTAGCTGGATGGACGTCACCGTGGGAACGGATATTCCTTTTAATACGCACGTCGCGGCCTATGCGTCGCTGGCTCAGGGGGAGCACACCACCACCGGTGAGGAGTTTTTATACACCCTCGGCGTTAGCGCAAATTTCTAG
- a CDS encoding MFS transporter — translation MNTSTYNRTRWLTLFGTIVTQFALGSVYTWSLFNSALSDKLGAPVSQVAFSFGLLSLGLAISSSVAGKLQERFGVKRVTMASGILLGLGFFLMAHSSNLMMLWLSAGVLVGLADGAGYLLTLSNCVKWFPERKGLISAFAIGSYGLGSLGFKFIDSHLLASVGLENTFMIWGAIVLVMILFGATLMTDAPQQEVKSVNGVVENDFTLAQSMRKPQYWMLAVMFLTACMSGLYVIGVAKDIAQGMVKLDAATAANAVTVISIANLSGRLVLGILSDKIARIRVITIGQVVSLVGMAALLFAPLNEATFFAAIACVAFNFGGTITVFPSLVSEFFGLNNLAKNYGVIYLGFGIGSICGSLIASLFGGFYVTFCVIFALLIISLALSTTIRQPQREVFKEAHA, via the coding sequence ATGAACACATCAACTTATAACCGCACGCGCTGGCTCACGCTCTTTGGCACCATCGTCACCCAGTTTGCGCTGGGGTCGGTCTATACCTGGAGCCTGTTTAACAGCGCGCTTTCCGACAAACTCGGCGCGCCGGTCAGCCAGGTTGCGTTCTCCTTTGGTCTGCTGAGCCTGGGTCTGGCGATTTCGTCTTCCGTCGCGGGCAAGCTGCAGGAGCGTTTTGGCGTGAAGCGTGTGACCATGGCGTCCGGCATTCTGCTGGGTTTGGGCTTTTTCCTGATGGCGCATTCCAGCAACCTGATGATGCTGTGGCTGAGCGCCGGCGTGCTGGTGGGTCTGGCCGATGGCGCAGGTTACCTGCTGACCCTGTCGAACTGCGTGAAGTGGTTCCCGGAGCGTAAAGGCTTAATCTCCGCGTTCGCCATCGGCTCTTATGGCCTGGGCAGTCTCGGGTTCAAATTTATCGACTCCCATCTGCTGGCGTCCGTTGGCCTCGAAAACACCTTTATGATCTGGGGCGCAATCGTGCTGGTGATGATTCTGTTCGGCGCCACGCTGATGACCGATGCGCCGCAGCAGGAGGTCAAATCCGTTAACGGCGTGGTGGAGAACGACTTCACCCTCGCGCAGTCCATGCGTAAACCGCAGTACTGGATGCTGGCGGTGATGTTCCTGACGGCCTGCATGAGCGGACTTTATGTCATCGGCGTGGCGAAGGATATCGCGCAGGGGATGGTGAAGCTGGATGCGGCTACGGCGGCGAATGCGGTGACGGTCATCTCCATTGCCAACCTCTCCGGTCGTCTGGTGCTCGGTATTCTGTCTGACAAAATTGCCCGCATCCGTGTGATTACGATTGGGCAGGTGGTTTCGCTGGTCGGCATGGCGGCGCTGCTGTTCGCTCCGCTGAATGAAGCCACCTTCTTTGCGGCGATTGCCTGCGTGGCCTTTAACTTCGGCGGCACGATTACCGTCTTCCCGTCACTGGTAAGCGAGTTCTTTGGCCTGAACAATCTGGCGAAAAACTACGGCGTTATCTATCTTGGCTTCGGGATCGGCAGCATCTGCGGCTCGCTGATAGCCTCTCTGTTCGGCGGGTTCTACGTGACCTTCTGCGTCATATTTGCCCTGCTGATTATCTCGCTGGCGCTCTCGACCACGATTCGCCAGCCGCAGCGTGAAGTATTCAAAGAAGCGCACGCGTAA
- the eptB gene encoding kdo(2)-lipid A phosphoethanolamine 7''-transferase codes for MKYIRSLTQQRLCLMLAVYIGLFLNGAVLFRRVEGYFEHLTVSNGIFAAIEVFGSVLATFFLLRLLSLFGRRTWQILASLVVIISAAASYYMTFMNVVIGYGIVASVMTTDIDLSKEVVGKGFIVWTVLTCLIPLFFIWNNTCRYTLLRQLRTRGQRIRNIVVVLLAGLLVWAPIRLMETQQKRVEKATGVDMPSYGGVVANSYLPSNWLSALGLYAWAQADESSDVKSLINPTKKFTYQPPADGIDDTYVVFVIGETTRWDHMGILGYNRDTTPKLAQEKNLVAYRGYSCDTATKLSLRCMFVREGGASDNPQRTLKEQNVFAVLKQLGFSSDLFAMQSEMWFYTNTLADNIAYREQIGAEPRNRGKNVDDMLLLEEMSQSLKNHPQGKHLVILHTKGSHYSYYQRYTRDFAKWQPECVGINKDCSKQELINAYDNSVLYVDTFLSRVIDQLRDKKAIVIYAADHGESINEKEHLHGTPRKLAPPEQFRVPMIMWMSDKYLENPEKAKMFAQLKKEAEMKVPRRHVELYDTIMGCLGYTSPNGGINENNNWCKLPDNSVKAAQ; via the coding sequence ATGAAATACATTAGGTCTCTTACCCAGCAAAGATTGTGTCTGATGCTGGCTGTCTATATCGGATTATTTCTGAATGGCGCGGTACTGTTCAGAAGAGTGGAAGGTTATTTTGAACACCTTACCGTGAGTAATGGTATTTTTGCCGCCATTGAAGTGTTCGGCTCCGTCCTCGCTACCTTCTTCCTCTTACGCCTGCTGTCCCTTTTTGGCCGACGTACCTGGCAAATTTTGGCCTCGCTGGTGGTGATTATTTCCGCCGCCGCAAGCTATTACATGACCTTTATGAACGTGGTCATTGGGTACGGTATCGTTGCCTCGGTGATGACCACGGATATCGATCTCTCGAAAGAGGTGGTAGGGAAAGGCTTTATCGTCTGGACAGTTTTAACCTGTCTGATACCGCTGTTCTTTATCTGGAACAATACGTGCCGCTATACGCTGTTACGCCAGCTGCGCACCCGTGGACAGCGGATCCGCAATATCGTCGTTGTCCTGCTGGCCGGACTGCTGGTATGGGCGCCAATCCGCCTGATGGAAACGCAGCAAAAACGCGTTGAAAAAGCGACGGGCGTGGATATGCCAAGCTATGGCGGCGTGGTGGCAAACTCCTATTTGCCGTCTAACTGGCTGTCAGCGTTAGGTTTGTATGCCTGGGCGCAGGCGGACGAATCCAGTGATGTGAAATCGCTGATCAATCCAACGAAAAAATTCACCTACCAGCCGCCAGCCGACGGGATTGATGATACGTACGTCGTCTTCGTCATCGGCGAAACGACGCGCTGGGATCATATGGGTATTCTCGGCTATAACCGGGACACCACGCCAAAGCTGGCGCAGGAGAAAAACCTGGTGGCTTACCGTGGCTACTCCTGCGATACCGCAACCAAGCTCTCGCTGCGCTGTATGTTTGTGCGTGAAGGCGGTGCAAGCGATAACCCGCAACGCACGCTGAAAGAGCAGAACGTGTTTGCCGTGCTGAAGCAGCTTGGGTTTAGCTCTGACCTGTTTGCGATGCAAAGTGAGATGTGGTTCTACACCAACACCCTTGCAGATAACATCGCGTACCGCGAGCAGATTGGCGCCGAGCCGCGTAACCGCGGTAAAAACGTCGACGACATGCTGCTGCTGGAAGAGATGTCGCAGTCCCTCAAGAACCATCCGCAGGGTAAGCATCTGGTTATTCTGCATACCAAAGGGTCGCATTACAGCTATTACCAGCGCTACACGCGTGATTTTGCGAAGTGGCAGCCTGAGTGCGTGGGCATTAATAAAGACTGCAGCAAGCAGGAGCTGATCAACGCCTACGATAACTCGGTGCTGTACGTGGATACCTTCCTGAGCCGGGTGATCGACCAGCTGCGCGATAAAAAAGCGATTGTGATTTACGCGGCAGACCACGGTGAATCCATCAACGAGAAAGAGCACCTGCACGGTACGCCGCGCAAGCTGGCACCGCCGGAGCAGTTCCGCGTGCCGATGATCATGTGGATGTCGGATAAGTATCTTGAAAATCCGGAGAAGGCGAAGATGTTTGCTCAGCTGAAAAAAGAGGCGGAGATGAAGGTGCCGCGTCGTCACGTTGAGCTGTACGACACCATTATGGGTTGTCTCGGCTATACCTCACCGAATGGTGGGATTAACGAAAACAACAACTGGTGTAAACTCCCTGATAACAGCGTAAAAGCCGCGCAGTAG
- the dppA gene encoding dipeptide ABC transporter periplasmic-binding protein DppA — MSISLKKSGMLKLGLSLVAMTVAASVQAKTLVYCSEGSPEGFNPQLFTSGTTYDASSVPIYNRLVEFKTGTTEVIPGLAEKWDVSEDGKTYTFHLRQGVKWQDSKEFKPTRDFNADDVVFSFDRQKNAQNPYHKVSGGSYEYFEGMGLPDLIAEVKKVDDKTVQFVLTRPEAPFLADLAMDFASILSKEYADNMLKAGTPEKVDLNPIGTGPFQLLQYQKDSRILYKAFEGYWGTKPQIDRLVFSITPDASVRYAKLQKNECQVMPYPNPADIARMKQDKNINLLEQAGLNVGYLSFNTEKKPFDDVKVRQALTYAVNKEAIIKAVYQGAGVAAKNLIPPTMWGYNDDVKDYSYDPEKAKALLKEAGQDKGFTVELWAMPVQRPYNPNARRMAEMVQADWAKVGVQAKIVTYEWGEYLKRAKAGEHQAVMMGWTGDNGDPDNFFATLFSCAAAKDGSNYSRWCYKPFEDLIQPARATDDHNKRIELYKQAQVVMHDQAPALIVAHSTVYEPVRKEVKGYVVDPLGKHHFENVSVE; from the coding sequence ATGAGTATTTCCTTGAAGAAGTCAGGGATGCTGAAGCTTGGTCTGAGCCTGGTGGCTATGACCGTGGCAGCAAGCGTACAGGCAAAAACCCTGGTTTACTGTTCTGAAGGCTCGCCGGAAGGCTTTAACCCACAGCTCTTTACCTCTGGTACGACTTACGACGCAAGCTCTGTACCGATCTATAACCGTCTGGTTGAATTCAAAACCGGTACCACGGAAGTGATTCCGGGTCTGGCCGAGAAGTGGGACGTCAGCGAAGACGGTAAAACCTATACCTTCCACCTGCGCCAGGGCGTGAAGTGGCAGGACAGCAAAGAATTCAAACCAACGCGCGACTTTAACGCCGACGACGTTGTGTTCTCCTTCGACCGCCAGAAAAACGCTCAGAACCCGTACCACAAAGTGTCTGGCGGCAGCTATGAATACTTCGAAGGGATGGGTCTGCCAGACCTGATCGCTGAAGTGAAAAAAGTGGACGATAAAACGGTTCAGTTCGTGTTGACGCGTCCGGAAGCGCCATTCCTGGCTGACCTGGCCATGGACTTCGCTTCAATTCTGTCCAAAGAGTACGCGGACAACATGCTGAAAGCCGGTACGCCGGAAAAAGTCGACCTGAACCCAATCGGTACCGGTCCATTCCAGCTGCTGCAGTACCAGAAAGACTCCCGCATTCTGTATAAAGCGTTCGAAGGCTATTGGGGCACCAAGCCGCAGATCGACCGTCTGGTCTTCTCCATCACGCCTGATGCGTCAGTGCGTTATGCAAAACTGCAGAAAAACGAATGCCAGGTAATGCCGTACCCGAACCCGGCTGATATCGCCCGAATGAAGCAGGACAAGAACATCAACCTGCTGGAGCAGGCTGGCCTGAACGTGGGCTATCTCTCCTTCAACACCGAGAAAAAACCGTTTGATGACGTGAAAGTGCGTCAGGCGCTGACCTACGCGGTGAACAAAGAAGCGATCATCAAAGCCGTTTACCAGGGCGCGGGCGTTGCTGCCAAAAACCTGATCCCACCAACCATGTGGGGCTATAACGACGACGTTAAAGACTACAGCTACGATCCTGAGAAAGCGAAAGCGCTGCTGAAAGAAGCGGGCCAGGATAAAGGCTTTACCGTTGAGCTGTGGGCGATGCCTGTACAGCGTCCGTACAACCCGAACGCACGCCGTATGGCGGAAATGGTTCAGGCTGACTGGGCTAAAGTTGGCGTTCAGGCCAAGATTGTGACCTACGAGTGGGGCGAGTACCTGAAGCGCGCCAAAGCGGGTGAGCACCAGGCGGTAATGATGGGCTGGACCGGTGATAACGGGGATCCGGACAACTTCTTCGCCACCCTGTTCAGCTGCGCGGCGGCGAAAGACGGTTCTAACTACTCTCGCTGGTGCTACAAGCCGTTTGAAGACCTGATCCAGCCGGCGCGTGCGACCGACGATCACAACAAACGTATTGAACTGTACAAGCAGGCTCAGGTTGTTATGCACGATCAGGCTCCGGCGCTGATTGTTGCTCACTCCACCGTGTACGAGCCAGTGCGTAAAGAAGTGAAGGGCTACGTGGTTGATCCACTGGGCAAACACCACTTCGAAAACGTATCTGTTGAATAA
- the dppB gene encoding dipeptide ABC transporter permease DppB — protein MLQFILRRLGLVIPTFIGITLLTFAFVHMIPGDPVMIMAGERGISPERHAQLLAELGLDKPMWQQYLHYIWGVLHGDLGISLKSRLPVWDEFVPRFKATLELGICAMIFATAVGIPVGVLAAVKRGSIFDHTAVGLALTGYSMPIFWWGMMLIMLVSVQWNLTPVSGRVSDMVFLDDTNPLTGFMLIDTAIWGEEGNFIDAVAHMILPAMVLGTIPLAVIVRMTRSSMLEVLGEDYIRTARAKGLTRMRVIIVHALRNAMLPVVTVIGLQVGTLLAGAILTETIFSWPGLGRWLIDALQRRDYPVVQGGVLLVATMIILVNLLVDLLYGVVNPRIRHKK, from the coding sequence ATGTTGCAGTTCATCCTCCGACGTCTGGGACTTGTTATCCCCACGTTTATCGGTATCACCCTTCTCACTTTTGCCTTCGTCCATATGATCCCCGGCGACCCGGTAATGATTATGGCGGGCGAGCGTGGTATTTCCCCTGAGCGCCATGCACAGCTGCTGGCGGAACTCGGTCTCGATAAGCCGATGTGGCAGCAGTACCTCCACTATATATGGGGCGTGTTGCACGGTGATTTAGGGATTTCGCTGAAAAGCCGTCTTCCGGTGTGGGACGAGTTCGTGCCGCGTTTCAAAGCGACGCTGGAACTGGGCATCTGCGCCATGATTTTTGCCACTGCGGTGGGTATTCCTGTTGGGGTGCTGGCTGCCGTTAAGCGTGGCTCTATTTTCGATCATACCGCCGTGGGTCTGGCGCTGACCGGTTACTCCATGCCTATCTTCTGGTGGGGCATGATGCTGATCATGCTGGTCTCCGTGCAATGGAACCTAACCCCGGTCTCCGGGCGCGTCAGCGATATGGTCTTCCTTGATGATACCAACCCGCTCACCGGCTTTATGCTGATCGACACGGCTATCTGGGGCGAAGAGGGCAACTTCATTGATGCCGTCGCGCACATGATCCTGCCTGCGATGGTGCTGGGCACCATTCCTCTGGCGGTGATCGTGCGTATGACCCGTTCCTCCATGCTGGAAGTGCTGGGCGAAGATTACATCCGCACCGCGCGCGCCAAGGGCCTGACGCGTATGCGCGTCATCATCGTCCATGCGCTGCGTAATGCCATGCTGCCGGTGGTGACCGTTATCGGCCTTCAGGTGGGGACGTTGCTGGCGGGGGCGATCCTGACCGAAACCATCTTCTCCTGGCCGGGCCTTGGACGCTGGCTGATTGACGCGCTGCAGCGCCGTGACTATCCGGTTGTGCAGGGCGGTGTACTGCTGGTCGCGACGATGATTATCCTCGTCAACCTGCTGGTCGATTTGCTGTACGGCGTGGTGAACCCGCGTATTCGTCATAAGAAGTAA
- the dppC gene encoding dipeptide ABC transporter permease DppC: MSQVTQNKVVAAPVPMTPLQEFWHYFKRNKGAVVGLVYVVIMILIAVFANFLAPYNPADQFRDALLAPPAWQDGGSLTHLLGTDDVGRDVLSRLMYGARLSLLVGCLVVVLSLIMGVVLGLVAGYFGGIVDNIIMRIVDIMLALPSLLLALVLVAIFGPSIGNAALALTFVALPHYVRLTRAAVLVEVNRDYVTASRVAGAGAMRQMFVNIFPNCLAPLIVQASLGFSNAILDMAALGFLGMGAQPPTPEWGTMLSDVLQFAQSAWWVVTFPGLAILLTVLAFNLMGDGLRDALDPKLKQ; the protein is encoded by the coding sequence ATGTCACAAGTCACTCAAAATAAAGTGGTCGCTGCACCGGTTCCTATGACGCCGCTGCAGGAATTCTGGCACTACTTCAAGCGCAATAAAGGCGCGGTGGTAGGGCTGGTGTATGTCGTAATCATGATCCTGATTGCGGTGTTTGCGAACTTCCTCGCACCGTATAACCCGGCGGACCAGTTCCGCGATGCGCTGCTCGCGCCGCCTGCGTGGCAGGATGGCGGTAGCCTGACGCACCTGCTGGGTACCGATGACGTGGGCCGCGACGTGCTGTCGCGTCTGATGTACGGCGCGCGCCTGTCGCTGCTGGTCGGCTGTCTCGTTGTTGTGCTGTCGCTGATCATGGGCGTTGTACTCGGCCTGGTTGCCGGTTACTTCGGCGGCATCGTTGATAACATCATCATGCGTATCGTCGACATCATGCTGGCGCTGCCAAGCCTGCTGCTGGCGCTGGTGCTGGTGGCGATCTTCGGCCCGTCGATAGGCAATGCCGCGCTGGCGTTGACCTTCGTGGCGCTCCCTCACTACGTGCGTTTAACCCGTGCGGCGGTGCTGGTGGAAGTGAACCGCGATTACGTCACCGCCTCTCGCGTGGCGGGTGCCGGTGCGATGCGCCAGATGTTCGTGAATATCTTCCCAAACTGCCTTGCGCCGCTGATTGTTCAGGCGTCGCTCGGTTTCTCTAACGCCATTCTTGATATGGCCGCTCTTGGCTTCCTGGGCATGGGTGCACAGCCGCCAACACCGGAGTGGGGCACCATGCTCTCCGACGTGTTGCAGTTCGCACAAAGCGCCTGGTGGGTTGTCACCTTCCCGGGTCTGGCAATTCTGCTGACGGTGCTGGCATTTAACCTGATGGGTGATGGCCTGCGTGATGCGCTTGATCCCAAACTGAAGCAGTAA